In one window of Oryza sativa Japonica Group chromosome 9, ASM3414082v1 DNA:
- the LOC9266483 gene encoding cold shock protein 2, which yields MAKGGLSKLKCMIKRWHSSSRISRTPSGCSASAGSTSARSSHGGGRVGGEEWGRSVVASGGGGGGGGGGRGGSVSFHGADGVPPGLHPVYVGKSRRRYLIAADLVGHPMFQNLVDRSGGGGVGGGGGGGTVVGCEVVLFEHLLWMLENADPQPESLDELVEYYAC from the coding sequence ATGGCGAAGGGCGGGCTGAGCAAGCTCAAGTGCATGATCAAGAGGTGGCACTCGTCGAGCAGGATCTCCCGCACGCCGTCGGGgtgctcggcgtcggcggggtCGACGTCGGCGCGCAGCTCGCACGGCGGCGGACGCGTCGGCGGGGAGGAATGGGGGCGCAGCgtcgtggcgagcggcggcggagggggaggaggaggaggagggcgcggcgggtCGGTGTCGTTCCACGGCGCGGACGGCGTGCCCCCGGGGCTCCACCCGGTGTACGTCGGCAAGTCGCGCCGCCGCTACCtcatcgccgccgacctcgtcgGCCACCCGATGTTCCAGAACCTCGTCGaccgctccggcggcggcggcgtggggggcggcggcggcggcggcaccgtcgTCGGCTGCGAGGTCGTGCTGTTCGAGCACCTCCTCTGGATGCTGGAGAACGCCGACCCGCAGCCGGAGTCGCTCGACGAGCTCGTCGAGTACTACGCGTGCTGA
- the LOC4347154 gene encoding uncharacterized protein, translated as MGDDGGGVKVAAAAATTATGMKQITRLRELLQKWQAMALGANKGDVATAGDEEDEEVVEVAPAAAAAAAIPPFVMRRLQRTVTVDSDDESCQSPEPPADVPRGYCPVYVGPEQRRFVIPTRYLGHPVFRLLLEKAEEEFGFCHQGALAIPCETEAFKYILQCVERHDNGLAAGDVVDGVVDVNDRAPPRD; from the coding sequence AtgggcgacgatggcggcggcgtgaaggtggcggcggcggcggcgacgacggcgacggggatgAAGCAGATCACGCGGCTGAGGGAGCTGCTGCAGAAATGGCAGGCGATGGCGCTGGGGGCGAATAAGGGTGATGTTGCCACCGCCGGagacgaggaagacgaggaggtggtggaggtggctccggcggcggcggcggcggcggcgataccGCCGTTCGTGATGAGGCGGCTGCAGAGGACGGTGACGGTGGACTCCGACGACGAGAGCTGCCAGAGCCCGGAGCCGCCGGCGGACGTGCCGAGGGGGTACTGCCCGGTGTACGTGGggccggagcagcggcggtTCGTGATCCCGACGAGGTACCTCGGCCACCCGGTGTTCCGGCTGCTGCTGgagaaggcggaggaggagttCGGCTTCTGCCACCAGGGCGCGCTCGCCATCCCCTGCGAGACCGAGGCCTTCAAGTACATCCTCCAGTGCGTCGAGCGCCACGAcaacggcctcgccgccggcgacgtcgtcgacggcgtcgtCGACGTCAACGaccgtgcgccgccgcgcgaCTAG